Proteins encoded by one window of Dietzia sp. B32:
- a CDS encoding DUF6802 family protein gives MTDPLFGADPFDHHPAPDVCGLQDAQLAEPSSLGLHVPVGEDVLDLGSPEADLDGDGFMEAVTLGDDRGLTVYTDADGDGTVDHVSTVRFDGSYDSWRLANPTEGVPFGGFTNEARDDTTGGAAAPARWERIDHGHI, from the coding sequence ATGACCGATCCGTTGTTCGGCGCGGACCCCTTCGACCACCACCCGGCGCCCGACGTGTGCGGACTCCAGGACGCTCAGCTGGCCGAGCCCTCGTCCCTGGGCCTGCACGTGCCCGTGGGGGAGGATGTCCTCGACCTCGGCTCCCCCGAGGCCGACCTCGACGGCGACGGCTTCATGGAGGCGGTGACGCTCGGCGACGACCGGGGTCTGACCGTCTACACGGACGCTGATGGGGACGGCACCGTCGACCACGTCTCGACCGTGCGGTTCGACGGCAGCTATGACTCGTGGCGGCTGGCGAACCCGACGGAGGGAGTGCCCTTCGGGGGGTTCACCAACGAGGCCCGTGACGACACGACCGGCGGTGCCGCCGCTCCCGCCCGCTGGGAGCGCATCGACCACGGCCACATCTGA